A window from Rhea pennata isolate bPtePen1 chromosome 1, bPtePen1.pri, whole genome shotgun sequence encodes these proteins:
- the PYROXD1 gene encoding pyridine nucleotide-disulfide oxidoreductase domain-containing protein 1: protein MAAAAARSRFVVVGGGIAGVTCAEKLAMEFPSEDIFLMTASPVIKAITNFKQVSKTLEEFDVEEQPSSLLEKRYPNIKVIQSEVKQLKSEEHKIFTEDGKEYTYEKLCLCAGAKPKLILEGNPYVLGIRDTDSAEAFQKNLAQAERIVVVGNGGIALELVYEIEGCEVIWAIKDKAIGNTFFDAGAAEFLIPKLTAEKRETEIACKRTKYTMEGREKKERPIAASANIGSALGPDWHEGLHLKGTKEFSHKVHIEILCEVKKIFLQQEFIQLQRTSLTFPKEDKNVEADDVLWPVYVELTNGKIYGCNFIVSATGVVPNVKPFLDDNNFALGEDGGLKVDKYMHTSIPDIYAAGDICTASWEPSPVWHQMRLWTQARQMGWYAAKCMAADTLGESIDLDFSFELFAHVTKFFNYKVVVLGKYNAQGLGLDHELMLRCTKGQEYVKVVMQNGRMMGAVLIGETDLEETFENLILNQMDLSAYGEDLLNPNIDIEDYFD from the exons CTGGCTATGGAATTTCCATCAGaggacatttttttaatgacagcgTCTCCAGTTATAAAAGCTATAACAAATTTCAAACAG gtcTCTAAAACACTTGAAGAATTTGATGTAGAAGAACAGCCAAGTTCTCTGTTAGAAAAACGGTATCCCAATATTAAAGTTATACAGTCTGAAGTAAAACAGTTGAAAAGTGAGGAGCAT aaaatcttCACTGAAGATGGGAAGGAGTATACGTATGAAAAACTTTGCCTGTGTGCTGGAGCAAAACCCAAATTAATTTTGGAAGGAAACCCATATGTATTAGGAATCCGGGATACTGACAGTGCAGAG gcttttcagaagaatttggCTCAAGCTGAGAGAATAGTAGTAGTAGGAAACGGTGGCATTGCACTTGAATTAGT GTATGAAATTGAAGGCTGTGAAGTAATCTGGGCTATCAAAGACAAAGCCATTGGGAATACATTTTTTGATGCGGGAGCAGCTGAATTCCTTATTCCAAAGCTAACTGCTGAAAAACGGGAGACTGAAATAGCATGTAAAAGAACCAAGTATACAATGGAAG gaagagagaaaaaagaaagacccATAGCAGCATCTGCCAACATAGGCAGTGCCTTAGGCCCTGATTGGCATGAGGGCTTACATCTTAAAGGCACTAAAGAG TTTTCTCACAAAGTACATATTGAAATACTGTGTGaggtaaagaaaatattcctgcAGCAAGAATTTATACAACTGCAACGGACTTCTCTGACTTTTCCTaaggaagacaaaaatgtaGAAGCAGATGATG TTCTATGGCCTGTATATGTGGAATTAACTAATGGAAAAATCTATGGATGTAATTTCATTGTCAGTGCAACTGGAGTTGTGCCAAATGTTAAACCATTTCTTGATGATAATAAT TTTGCTCTAGGTGAAGATGGAGGACTTAAAGTGGATAAATACATGCACACATCCATACCAGATATATATGCAGCTGGGGATATCTGCACAGCATCGTGGGAACCTAGTCCAGTGTGGCATCAG ATGAGGCTCTGGACTCAAGCGAGACAGATGGGTTGGTATGCAGCAAAATGCATGGCAGCAGATACTTTAGGGGAATCTATTGATCTGGATTTCAGCTTTGAACTATTTGCTCATGTGACAAAATTTTTCAATTATAAG GTGGTGGTTTTGGGAAAATATAATGCTCAAGGCTTGGGTTTAGACCATGAACTAATGCTGAGATGTACCAAGGGACAAGAGTATGTTAAAGTGGTGATGCAGAATGGAAGAATGATGGGAGCTGTACTGATTGGTGAAACAGACTTGGAAGAAACCTTTGAAAACTTGATTCTAAATCAGATGGATCTTTCAGCCTATGGAGAAGATCTCCTGAATCCAAATATTGATATAGAAGATTATTTTGATTGA